The Engystomops pustulosus chromosome 9, aEngPut4.maternal, whole genome shotgun sequence genome includes a window with the following:
- the LOC140076957 gene encoding 3-galactosyl-N-acetylglucosaminide 4-alpha-L-fucosyltransferase FUT3-like produces the protein MVFALINHKHLYVVILVSLVFLLAFVWNHENISAGVSTHLQQLVCQEKATTNTMEIKTNMVPHLPTSQPSTAKSTPRSTTSTSRPTTPPSNNVEEIVVLIWKWPWGLQSPLDKCPEYGILGCKLTLDRRLYNVSDVVLLHHADIMYGRHLLPQAPRPPFQLWIWWNLEPPRIIKNLEMLDNLINMTMTFRKDSDIFTPYGQMEPLKQRLQNFTIPPKSKLVSWVVSKWYPGAPRIAYYEEFKKHIPIDVYGARHKKLSTGDFHATISQYKFYLAFENSIYKDYITEKLWSNAFGTWTVPVVLGTSRENYERFLPGDAFIHVNDFPSPKELAAYLLELDKDDEKYRKYFSWRHQYRALPNKFPTYDYCKACKVIRENPVYQVIHSVDKWFLQDV, from the coding sequence ATGGTCTTCGCTTTAATCAACCACAAGCATCTTTACGTAGTCATCCTTGTCTCCTTGGTATTTCTCTTAGCATTTGTATGGAACCATGAGAACATCTCCGCAGGAGTGTCGACACATCTTCAACAGTTGGTTTGTCAAGAAAAAGCGACCACAAACACGATGGAAATAAAAACCAACATGGTGCCACATCTCCCCACATCCCAACCAAGTACGGCCAAGTCCACTCCACGTTCCACCACGTCCACCTCACGGCCTACAACACCCCCCTCAAACAATGTGGAGGAGATTGTTGTCCTCATTTGGAAATGGCCATGGGGTCTTCAATCCCCATTAGATAAGTGCCCAGAATATGGAATATTGGGGTGTAAGTTGACATTAGACAGGCGTCTTTATAATGTTTCTGATGTGGTCCTGCTTCACCATGCAGATATTATGTATGGCAGACATCTGTTACCTCAAGCTCCAAGACCTCCTTTTCAGCTTTGGATCTGGTGGAATTTGGAGCCACCACGGATTATCAAGAACCTGGAGATGTTAGATAACTTAATTAACATGACTATGACCTTCCGAAAAGATTCTGATATATTTACTCCATATGGTCAGATGGAGCCattaaagcagaggcttcagaacttcACCATTCCACCAAAATCCAAACTGGTCTCATGGGTGGTCAGTAAGTGGTACCCTGGAGCCCCCCGCATTGCTTATTATGAGGAGTTCAAGAAACACATCCCTATTGATGTCTACGGAGCAAGACACAAGAAACTAAGCACGGGGGATTTCCATGCCACCATATCACAATATAAGTTCTACTTGGCCTTCGAGAATTCAATCTACAAGGATTATATCACCGAGAAGTTATGGTCCAATGCTTTTGGTACATGGACGGTTCCAGTTGTGTTGGGAACATCTCGGGAGAACTATGAACGTTTTCTACCTGGAGACGCCTTCATTCATGTAAATGATTTTCCAAGTCCCAAGGAACTTGCTGCTTATCTTCTAGAGTTGGACAAGGACGATGAGAAGTATAGGAAGTATTTCAGCTGGAGACATCAATATCGTGCCCTTCCAAATAAATTTCCTACATATGACTACTGCAAAGCATGTAAAGTAATCAGAGAAAATCCAGTGTATCAGGTCATTCACAGTGTGGACAAGTGGTTCCTACAAGATGTGTAA
- the LOC140076683 gene encoding 3-galactosyl-N-acetylglucosaminide 4-alpha-L-fucosyltransferase FUT3-like: protein MNYYPILIIVLFLLMFLFSFNTKYVNLTFKYLRYQKNIEPPIIPPEKETFLLVWNWPWGEQFSLDECEAKFGITGCKLTANRSFYDTADAVIIHHADIMNNRNLLPHRPRNPLQRWVWLNIEPPLIISNLHTLDNVFNMTMTFRHDSDIFTPYGHIVPLEEPQNITIPVKSKFVAWVVSQWYPHIHRTAYYEELRKYLPIDIYGAKHQRLNKSDFYPTISQYKFYLAFENSVYPDYITEKLWNNALGSWAVPVVLGTSRENYERFVPGEAFIHVNDFSSPKELAAYLLELDKNDVKYKKYFGWRSRYKVVPWIGWEYCYCKACETIKQGPRYQVIRSVAKWFLKDV from the coding sequence atgaattattatCCCATCCTCATAATTGTCTTGTTTTTGCTCATGTTCCTTTTTTCGTTTAATACAAAATACGTGAACCTTACCTTTAAATATCTAAGATATCAGAAAAATATAGAGCCACCAATTATACCTCCGGAAAAAGAGACTTTTTTACTAGTTTGGAACTGGCCGTGGGGAGAACAGTTTTCCTTGGATGAGTGTGAAGCAAAATTCGGAATTACCGGATGTAAACTAACGGCAAATAGAAGTTTTTATGATACAGCAGACGCCGTCATCATCCACCATGCAGATATTATGAACAATAGGAACTTATTACCTCATCGGCCGAGAAATCCTCTTCAGCGTTGGGTGTGGCTCAACATAGAACCTCCACTCATCATCTCAAATCTGCACACGTTGGATAATGTGTTCAACATGACCATGACGTTCCGCCATGATTCGGATATTTTCACTCCTTACGGTCATATTGTACCTTTAGAGGAACCTCAAAACATTACCATTCCAGTAAAATCCAAGTTTGTAGCTTGGGTGGTCAGCCAATGGTATCCTCATATACATCGCACAGCATATTATGAAGAGCTACGAAAGTACCTACCTATTGATATTTACGGGGCCAAACATCAAAGACTGAACAAGAGTGATTTTTATCCTACTATATCTCAGTACAAGTTCTACTTGGCATTTGAGAATTCCGTGTACCCGGATTACATCACAGAAAAACTATGGAATAATGCACTGGGGTCATGGGCAGTCCCGGTTGTCCTGGGCACATCTCGAGAAAATTATGAACGCTTTGTCCCTGGAGAGGCCTTCATACATGTTAATGACTTCTCAAGTCCGAAGGAGCTCGCTGCCTACCTTCTTGAATTAGATAAGAATGATGTGAAATATAAGAAGTACTTTGGTTGGAGATCCCGGTACAAGGTGGTCCCGTGGATAGGATGGGAATATTGTTACTGTAAAGCCTGCGAGACAATAAAACAAGGTCCTAGGTATCAGGTCATTCGTAGTGTGGCAAAGTGGTTTCTCAAAGATGTTTAA